From a region of the Corvus moneduloides isolate bCorMon1 chromosome 27, bCorMon1.pri, whole genome shotgun sequence genome:
- the LOC116435687 gene encoding olfactory receptor 14J1-like, giving the protein MCNSSSISPFLLLALADTRQLQLLHFCLFLGISLAALLGNGLIISAGACGQHLHSPMFFFLLSLALPDLGSSCTTVPKAMHNSLWGTRHISYSACAAQVFLFVFFMGVEVSLLTIMCYDRYVSICKALHYGTLLGSRACAHMAAAAWASAFLYALMHTANTFSLPLGQGNALAQFFCEIPHILKLSCSKSYLRELGLLAISVCLLFGCFVFIVFSYVQIFRAVLRIPSEQGWHKAFSTCLPHLAVLSLFLSTVMFAHLKPPSISSPSLDVALSVLYSVVPPALNPLIYSLRNQELKEALSKLMTGYFSEAKKCLFSAA; this is encoded by the coding sequence ATGTGcaacagcagctccatcagccccttcctcctgctggcaTTGGCAGACACgcggcagctgcagctcctgcacttctGCCTCTTCCTGGGCATCTCCCTGGCTGCCCTCCTGGGCAACGGCCTCATCATCAGCGCCGGAGCCTGCGGccagcacctgcacagccccatgttcttcttcctgctcagcctggccctCCCCGACCTGGGCTCCAGCTGCACCACTGTCCCCAAGGCCATGCACAATTCCCTCTGGGGCACCAGGCACATCTCCTACTCAGCATGTGCTGCTCAGGTGTTTCTGTTTGTCTTCTTCATGGGAGTAGAGGTTTCCCTCCTCACCATCATGTGCTACGACCGCTACGTGTCCATCTGCAAAGCCCTGCACTACGGGACCCTCCTAGGCAGCAGAGCTTGTGcccacatggcagcagctgcctgggccaGTGCCTTTCTCTACGCTCTCATGCACACGGCCAATAcattttccctgcccctgggccAGGGCAATGCCCTGGCCCAGTTCTTCTGTGAAATCCCACACATCCTCAAGCTCTCCTGCTCCAAATCCTACCTCAGGGAACTTGGGCTCCTTGCCATTAGTGTCTGTTTGCTCTTTGGCTGTTTTGTGTTCATTGTTTTCTCCTATGTGCAGATCTTCAGGGCCGTGCTGAGGATCCCctctgagcagggctggcacaaaGCCTTTTCCACGTGCCTCCCTCACCTGGCCGTGCTCTCTCTGTTCCTCAGCACTGTTATGTTTGCCCACCTGAAGCCCCCCTCCATCtcgtccccatccctggatgtggcCCTGTCAGTTCTGTACTCAGTGGTGCCTCCAGCCCTGAACCCTCTCATCTACAGCCTGAGGAACCAGGAGCTCAAGGAGGCCCTGAGTAAACTGATGACTGGATacttttcagaagcaaagaagTGCCTGTTTTCTGCTGCATAG